The Betta splendens chromosome 4, fBetSpl5.4, whole genome shotgun sequence genome contains a region encoding:
- the tle5 gene encoding TLE family member 5 isoform X2, translating to MMFPQSRHSTSSQPLKFTTSDSCDRIKDEFQFLQAQYHSLKLECDKLASEKSEMQRHYIMYYEMSYGLNIEMHKQAEIVKRLNGICAQVLPYLSQEHQQQVLAAIERAKQVTPPEMNTIIRQLQAHQLSQLQGLALPMTPLPLGLSQPTLPAVTTSSGLFSLSSLLASQAQLAKEEKASRDGVDSHREEDGDKSD from the exons ACTTCATCGCAGCCGCTGAAATTCACAACCTCTGACTCCTGTGACAGGATCAAGGATGAGTTCCAGTTCCTCCAAGCACAGTATCACAG ctTGAAGCTTGAGTGTGACAAGTTGGCCAGCGAGAAGTCAGAGATGCAGCGCCATTATATCATG TACTATGAGATGTCCTATGGGCTCAATATTGAGATGCACAAACAg gcggAGATCGTGAAGAGATTGAATGGGATCTGTGCACAAGTCCTGCCCTACCTGTCCCAGGAG caccagcagcaggtcctggcAGCCATAGAGAGAGCCAAGCAGGTCACCCCTCCAGAGATGAACACCATCATAAGG cagctccaggctcacCAGCTGTCTCAGCTCCAAGGCCTGGCTCTGCCCATGACCCCCCTGCCGCTGGGCCTGAGCCAGCCGACCCTCCCTGCCGTCACCACCTCCTCCGgcctcttctccctctcctccctgctgGCCTCCCAAGCCCAGCTGGCCAAGGAGGAGAAGGCGTCACGCGACGGGGTCGACAGCCAccgggaggaggacggagacaAGTCCGATTAG
- the tle5 gene encoding TLE family member 5 isoform X1, with product MMFPQSRHSTSSQPLKFTTSDSCDRIKDEFQFLQAQYHSLKLECDKLASEKSEMQRHYIMYYEMSYGLNIEMHKQAEIVKRLNGICAQVLPYLSQEHQQQVLAAIERAKQVTPPEMNTIIRQQLQAHQLSQLQGLALPMTPLPLGLSQPTLPAVTTSSGLFSLSSLLASQAQLAKEEKASRDGVDSHREEDGDKSD from the exons ACTTCATCGCAGCCGCTGAAATTCACAACCTCTGACTCCTGTGACAGGATCAAGGATGAGTTCCAGTTCCTCCAAGCACAGTATCACAG ctTGAAGCTTGAGTGTGACAAGTTGGCCAGCGAGAAGTCAGAGATGCAGCGCCATTATATCATG TACTATGAGATGTCCTATGGGCTCAATATTGAGATGCACAAACAg gcggAGATCGTGAAGAGATTGAATGGGATCTGTGCACAAGTCCTGCCCTACCTGTCCCAGGAG caccagcagcaggtcctggcAGCCATAGAGAGAGCCAAGCAGGTCACCCCTCCAGAGATGAACACCATCATAAGG cagcagctccaggctcacCAGCTGTCTCAGCTCCAAGGCCTGGCTCTGCCCATGACCCCCCTGCCGCTGGGCCTGAGCCAGCCGACCCTCCCTGCCGTCACCACCTCCTCCGgcctcttctccctctcctccctgctgGCCTCCCAAGCCCAGCTGGCCAAGGAGGAGAAGGCGTCACGCGACGGGGTCGACAGCCAccgggaggaggacggagacaAGTCCGATTAG